ATGTGCCACTAAACAATATTGATGCAAACATAAAGATACAAAAGAGCATCTGCAGAAATGCCCCATTCTATGTTTTGGGGCCAATTGTTACTGATTTGGCTCCAGGATATGATCACATTACTTCAGCAATAGGAGGAGCTTTTGCAGCATATTTCGGAGCTAATTTCTTGTGCTATGTAACCCCTTCTGAGCATGTTAGGATAATGACTGAGGAGGATGTTAAAGAGGGAGTTATAGCAGCAAAAATTGCCGCTCAGGCAGCAGATGTTGCAAAAGGAAATGCGAAAGCATGGGAAAAAGAAATTGCAATGGCACATGCAAGGAAAAACCACGATTGGGAAAAGCAGTTTGAGTTGGCTATTGACAAAGAAAAACCTAAGAAGATGAGAGAAGAGATTCCTTCAGTAGATGAAAAGGCATGTAGTATTTGTGGAGAATATTGTGCATTGCTTATGGTTGAGGAATTGGGGAAGAGATAAATGCAAACGAAGTGAAGTAATGCATCCTTCTTAAATGAAACCTTTTTAATTAGCGATATGAGATATTTTCTTGATAAAACTTTTTACATCTTCACAATTGAAGAATTTAAAATAGAGCTTGTATTTTTGAGAAATTTTTAAAGCATAAAAAGTATTGGTGTCCCTTATGGACAAAAAAGAATTAATGACAAAAATTTTAAAGAAAGAAATTGTTAAAGCTCTTGGATGTACAGAAGTGGGATTAATTGGTTATACTATTGCTCTATGCAAACCAGAGAATCCTTATGAGATAGAAAAGATAAATTTAACTCTCGACAAGGGGACATTTAAAAACGCATTCTCTGTTGGAGTGCCAAACACAAATGGTTTTGGAATTTTGCCAGCGGTTGTTGGTGGGTTATTAGGAGATGCGGAGAAAAGATTGCTAATTTTTGATGGGATAGAATACAGCAAAGAATTGGAAGGTTATATAAAAGACAGGTTAAAAATTGATGTTGTTGATGGAGACATATACTGCAAAGTTGTAATAAAAACCAAAAATGGAGAGACAAAATCAACTGTAATAAAAGGTAGTCATTTAAATACAAAAGAAGAGGATGAAGAATTAAAAAATGCATTTAAATCGTTGGGTTTATCTGATTTTTTGGAATATATTGAAGACATCCCAAAAGAAGTTGAGGACATAATATTAGAAACAATAGAAACAAATAAAGAACTTGCAAAGAGTGAATATTTAAAACTTGGGAATGATGAGCTTTCGTATATTGTAGAAAAAACTACATCAGCATGCTATGAGAGGATGAAAGGAACTAACAAACCAGCGATGGCAATTGCAGGTAGTGGGAATATGGGTATAATGGCAACGATGCCAATTATTGCATATCATGAAATAAATAAAGGCAAAGATATTGAAAGATTAATAAAATCCCTAACCTTATCTGCACTGGTAACAATCTATGCAACCTACCACTCATCCTACATCTCCTCAATGTGTGGGTGTGTGAATAGAGGAGGTTTAGGAGCTTTGTGTGGGTTATGCTATTACATCCACGGAAATGATACAAATAAAATAACAGAGGCAGTAAAAAGCTTCACAGCAAATTTAGTGGGCATTATATGTGATGGAGGAAAAATCGGATGTGCATTAAAACTTGCCTCTGGATGCTTTGCGGTTTATAGTTCTTTATTTGCAGAAGTTCCTCCAAATAATGGTATTGT
The sequence above is a segment of the Methanotorris igneus Kol 5 genome. Coding sequences within it:
- a CDS encoding L-serine ammonia-lyase, iron-sulfur-dependent, subunit alpha codes for the protein MDKKELMTKILKKEIVKALGCTEVGLIGYTIALCKPENPYEIEKINLTLDKGTFKNAFSVGVPNTNGFGILPAVVGGLLGDAEKRLLIFDGIEYSKELEGYIKDRLKIDVVDGDIYCKVVIKTKNGETKSTVIKGSHLNTKEEDEELKNAFKSLGLSDFLEYIEDIPKEVEDIILETIETNKELAKSEYLKLGNDELSYIVEKTTSACYERMKGTNKPAMAIAGSGNMGIMATMPIIAYHEINKGKDIERLIKSLTLSALVTIYATYHSSYISSMCGCVNRGGLGALCGLCYYIHGNDTNKITEAVKSFTANLVGIICDGGKIGCALKLASGCFAVYSSLFAEVPPNNGIVGKTFEECVKNISRIGHAMKPVDDEIINILKNKK